Within Candidatus Bathyarchaeota archaeon, the genomic segment GCCCGTAAAAAAAGAAATCGACGAAAAAGACACTTTTGTTTACGGAGGCAGCAAAGTTACAGGCGGCTGGGGCAAAGGGGTCGTTGTTGCAGTTGGGGACGAAACAGAATTCGGTAAAATCCTCAAAGAGCGCTGGGAACAAACAAATATCGCGTTTCCACCGTTGGTGAGGGCCAAATATTTGGCGTTGCTTGTTTTTCTTTTGCCGCCCATTGTTGCGATTGGTTACTATGTGAATTTGGCGGTGGCTGGTCTGGTTTTTGCTGGTTCAGCGTTTCTTTTTTTGTTTCTTCAAAACAGCGCTCTGTTCCATTATTTTGTTGTTTTAAAGGAGATTAAGGAGCTTGAAAGAAAAAAGATACATCTGCAGGATCAGACGGCCTTAGATAAGCTCAGCCAAGTTGATGTTGTCTGTTTTGACAAAACAGGTGTTTTAACGTCAAGAGAGCTTTCAGTAAAAGCAATCCATTATTTAGACAGCGCACCCGAGCTTGATGCTTTCGCTTCCTCTGAAGGCACGTTTGGTTTAACTAATCTTGCATGCGCCTTATGCAACGACGTTATCGTACCTGAACGCGTTAATCAGTCAAGCCCCATTGACCGAGCGCTGATTTCTTTTGCTGAAAAAAATGGGGTACACCTTAAGGACTTGCTTGGTGAATACCGCCGAATCTATCAGAAACCCTTCGAATCTGAAGACAGATACATGGTTTCTGGCTTTGCAACTGGTGATAAGAAACTCTTTTTTGTCAAGGGCGACCCTGAAATCATCAGAAAAATGTGCAAAACCTACGCCAAGCAATCTGGTGAGGTGGAAAATTTTGATTTAGATGCGGTTTCCAAATTCAGGTTTAAAACAACTTCACTGGATTCCAGCGGCGACAGAACGATAGCTTTAGCGTATAGTTCTGGTAATTCTGGGAATTTGCCTGCTGAGTTTACTTTTCTTTGTATAGTTCAATTTGAAAACTCCCTGCGGCCTAATGCGCGGGAAATAGTTGAGGCATTAAGAGCGGAAGGTATTCGAAGTGTAATAGTGACGGGTGATAGGCCTGAAACTGCTCTAAAAATAAGCAAGGCCACTGCCATAGATGATTCAGATTATAGCCTAATGGGGCGGGTTTTTGACCAAATGGGCTTCTCTGAAATCGCTCGCCAATCAGAATACATTTCTGTGTACTCTCGAATGTTGCCCTCTCAGAAAGCAACCTTGGTGAGGATGCTTCAGCGACGAAATAAAGCTGTTGTTATGGTTGGGGAC encodes:
- a CDS encoding HAD-IC family P-type ATPase, which produces MALLVFLLPPIVAIGYYVNLAVAGLVFAGSAFLFLFLQNSALFHYFVVLKEIKELERKKIHLQDQTALDKLSQVDVVCFDKTGVLTSRELSVKAIHYLDSAPELDAFASSEGTFGLTNLACALCNDVIVPERVNQSSPIDRALISFAEKNGVHLKDLLGEYRRIYQKPFESEDRYMVSGFATGDKKLFFVKGDPEIIRKMCKTYAKQSGEVENFDLDAVSKFRFKTTSLDSSGDRTIALAYSSGNSGNLPAEFTFLCIVQFENSLRPNAREIVEALRAEGIRSVIVTGDRPETALKISKATAIDDSDYSLMGRVFDQMGFSEIARQSEYISVYSRMLPSQKATLVRMLQRRNKAVVMVGDGANDTVALKVADVGISFSENSSPFAKRVSKILINDLIDILTVIRSARGVKSRLKSIFLLRSLLLASMAIFLYYAALNLLFG